A single window of Gossypium hirsutum isolate 1008001.06 chromosome A10, Gossypium_hirsutum_v2.1, whole genome shotgun sequence DNA harbors:
- the LOC107935915 gene encoding CTD small phosphatase-like protein 2 isoform X1 — MPSLRMKAKSSTGSLREKNGLRVCQKSSVICKRPCCHVRVSQQGAEFSSCIQNSHDDSSNVDVAPQGFETDGADVQQLILDEENSELQKQLSVFVDSTTVGRMETAHGCASNLETIFSPFLESIQINNQPNIDNNAGNSDGPEVSALGTDDSDDNKSSFGSQTCNVSDFFISDMIIASIPFDGNAVDDNISGIDAFPDFKCSEPSMLFDVAEQYMILPFLEDTVKTNEINYVNLHEEAVMAQDNTGIHLAIGQMRSCAEDSDVNSDSDKADDFDPQSFIKSLPELSDVVSSFRPAATAMEARRRNPITLVLDLDETLVHSTLEPCDDADFTFTVFFNMKEHTVFVKQRPHLHKFLEKVAEMFEVVIFTASQSIYAEQLLDILDPDRKLISRRVYRESCIFSDGSYTKDLTVLGVDLAKVAIIDNSPQVYRLQVNNGIPIKSWFDDPSDCALISLLPFLETLVDIDDVRPVIAKKFGNKE; from the exons ATGCCATCTCTAAGAATGAAGGCCAAGTCAAGCACGGGTTCTTTAAGAGAAAAAAATGGTCTCCGTGTGTGTCAGAAGTCTAGCGTGATTTGTAAAAGACCATGCTGTCATGTCAGAGTTTCCCAACAAGGAGCTGAATTCAGTTCATGCATTCAAAACTCTCATGATG ATTCATCAAATGTAGACGTGGCCCCTCAAGGTTTTGAAACTGATGGGGCTGATGTTCAGCAACTAATTTTGGATGAAGAAAATTCTGAGCTTCAAAAACAGCTCTCAGTTTTTGTCGATTCTACAACAGTGGGGAGAATG GAAACTGCCCACGGCTGTGCCTCAAACTTAGAGACAATATTCTCTCCTTTTCTGGAGTCAATCCAAATAAACAATCAACCTAATATTGACAATAATGCAG GGAATAGTGACGGCCCTGAAGTGTCAGCACTAGGCACTGATGATAGTGATGATAACAAAAGCTCATTTGGCAGTCAGACTTGTAACGTATCAGATTTCTTTATATCTGACATGATAATTGCAAGCATACCTTTTGATGGAAATGCTGTTGATGATAACATCTCTGGAATCGATGCATTTCCTGATTTCAAGTGTTCTGAGCCAAGCATGTTGTTTGACGTGGCTGAGCAATACATGATATTACCTTTCCTCGAGGACACTGTCAAAACCaatgaaataaattatgttaacTTGCATGAGGAAGCCGTGATGGCTCAAGATAATACTGGTATACACCTAGCAATTGGTCAGATGAGATCATGCGCAGAGGACTCTGATGTTAACTCTGACTCTGATAAAGCAGATGACTTTGACCCACAATCGTTTATAAAAAGTTTACCAGAACTATCTGATGTAGTTTCAAGTTTCCGGCCTGCTGCAACTGCCATGGAAGCTCGGAGAAGGAATCCCATAACTCTTGTGCTTGATTTGGATG AAACTCTTGTCCACTCTACACTTGAACCTTGTGATGATGCTGACTTCACCTTTACAGTCTTTTTCAACATGAAAGAGCACACTGTGTTTGTAAAGCAGAGGCCTCACCTCCATAAATTTTTGGAGAAAGTTGCAGAAATGTTTGAAGTTGTTATCTTCACTGCAAGTCAAAGCATTTATGCAGAACAACTATTGGACATACTGGACCCGGATAGAAAGCTCATATCTCGGCGGGTTTATCGTGAATCTTGCATTTTTTCAGATGGAAGTTACACTAAAGATTTAACAGTATTAGGTGTTGATCTTGCAAAAGTTGCTATAATTGATAATTCACCACAG GTTTACAGGTTACAAGTGAATAATGGGATTCCTATTAAGAGTTGGTTTGATGATCCATCCGATTGTGCACTAATTTCATTACTTCCCTTCTTAGAGACTCTGGTTGACATTGATGATGTCCGCCCTGTCATTGCCAAGAAATTTGGTAACAAGGAATAA
- the LOC107935915 gene encoding CTD small phosphatase-like protein 2 isoform X2 codes for MPSLRMKAKSSTGSLREKNGLRVCQKSSVICKRPCCHVRVSQQGAEFSSCIQNSHDDVAPQGFETDGADVQQLILDEENSELQKQLSVFVDSTTVGRMETAHGCASNLETIFSPFLESIQINNQPNIDNNAGNSDGPEVSALGTDDSDDNKSSFGSQTCNVSDFFISDMIIASIPFDGNAVDDNISGIDAFPDFKCSEPSMLFDVAEQYMILPFLEDTVKTNEINYVNLHEEAVMAQDNTGIHLAIGQMRSCAEDSDVNSDSDKADDFDPQSFIKSLPELSDVVSSFRPAATAMEARRRNPITLVLDLDETLVHSTLEPCDDADFTFTVFFNMKEHTVFVKQRPHLHKFLEKVAEMFEVVIFTASQSIYAEQLLDILDPDRKLISRRVYRESCIFSDGSYTKDLTVLGVDLAKVAIIDNSPQVYRLQVNNGIPIKSWFDDPSDCALISLLPFLETLVDIDDVRPVIAKKFGNKE; via the exons ATGCCATCTCTAAGAATGAAGGCCAAGTCAAGCACGGGTTCTTTAAGAGAAAAAAATGGTCTCCGTGTGTGTCAGAAGTCTAGCGTGATTTGTAAAAGACCATGCTGTCATGTCAGAGTTTCCCAACAAGGAGCTGAATTCAGTTCATGCATTCAAAACTCTCATGATG ACGTGGCCCCTCAAGGTTTTGAAACTGATGGGGCTGATGTTCAGCAACTAATTTTGGATGAAGAAAATTCTGAGCTTCAAAAACAGCTCTCAGTTTTTGTCGATTCTACAACAGTGGGGAGAATG GAAACTGCCCACGGCTGTGCCTCAAACTTAGAGACAATATTCTCTCCTTTTCTGGAGTCAATCCAAATAAACAATCAACCTAATATTGACAATAATGCAG GGAATAGTGACGGCCCTGAAGTGTCAGCACTAGGCACTGATGATAGTGATGATAACAAAAGCTCATTTGGCAGTCAGACTTGTAACGTATCAGATTTCTTTATATCTGACATGATAATTGCAAGCATACCTTTTGATGGAAATGCTGTTGATGATAACATCTCTGGAATCGATGCATTTCCTGATTTCAAGTGTTCTGAGCCAAGCATGTTGTTTGACGTGGCTGAGCAATACATGATATTACCTTTCCTCGAGGACACTGTCAAAACCaatgaaataaattatgttaacTTGCATGAGGAAGCCGTGATGGCTCAAGATAATACTGGTATACACCTAGCAATTGGTCAGATGAGATCATGCGCAGAGGACTCTGATGTTAACTCTGACTCTGATAAAGCAGATGACTTTGACCCACAATCGTTTATAAAAAGTTTACCAGAACTATCTGATGTAGTTTCAAGTTTCCGGCCTGCTGCAACTGCCATGGAAGCTCGGAGAAGGAATCCCATAACTCTTGTGCTTGATTTGGATG AAACTCTTGTCCACTCTACACTTGAACCTTGTGATGATGCTGACTTCACCTTTACAGTCTTTTTCAACATGAAAGAGCACACTGTGTTTGTAAAGCAGAGGCCTCACCTCCATAAATTTTTGGAGAAAGTTGCAGAAATGTTTGAAGTTGTTATCTTCACTGCAAGTCAAAGCATTTATGCAGAACAACTATTGGACATACTGGACCCGGATAGAAAGCTCATATCTCGGCGGGTTTATCGTGAATCTTGCATTTTTTCAGATGGAAGTTACACTAAAGATTTAACAGTATTAGGTGTTGATCTTGCAAAAGTTGCTATAATTGATAATTCACCACAG GTTTACAGGTTACAAGTGAATAATGGGATTCCTATTAAGAGTTGGTTTGATGATCCATCCGATTGTGCACTAATTTCATTACTTCCCTTCTTAGAGACTCTGGTTGACATTGATGATGTCCGCCCTGTCATTGCCAAGAAATTTGGTAACAAGGAATAA
- the LOC107935915 gene encoding CTD small phosphatase-like protein 2 isoform X3, with product MSEFPNKELNSVHAFKTLMMETAHGCASNLETIFSPFLESIQINNQPNIDNNAGNSDGPEVSALGTDDSDDNKSSFGSQTCNVSDFFISDMIIASIPFDGNAVDDNISGIDAFPDFKCSEPSMLFDVAEQYMILPFLEDTVKTNEINYVNLHEEAVMAQDNTGIHLAIGQMRSCAEDSDVNSDSDKADDFDPQSFIKSLPELSDVVSSFRPAATAMEARRRNPITLVLDLDETLVHSTLEPCDDADFTFTVFFNMKEHTVFVKQRPHLHKFLEKVAEMFEVVIFTASQSIYAEQLLDILDPDRKLISRRVYRESCIFSDGSYTKDLTVLGVDLAKVAIIDNSPQVYRLQVNNGIPIKSWFDDPSDCALISLLPFLETLVDIDDVRPVIAKKFGNKE from the exons ATGTCAGAGTTTCCCAACAAGGAGCTGAATTCAGTTCATGCATTCAAAACTCTCATGATG GAAACTGCCCACGGCTGTGCCTCAAACTTAGAGACAATATTCTCTCCTTTTCTGGAGTCAATCCAAATAAACAATCAACCTAATATTGACAATAATGCAG GGAATAGTGACGGCCCTGAAGTGTCAGCACTAGGCACTGATGATAGTGATGATAACAAAAGCTCATTTGGCAGTCAGACTTGTAACGTATCAGATTTCTTTATATCTGACATGATAATTGCAAGCATACCTTTTGATGGAAATGCTGTTGATGATAACATCTCTGGAATCGATGCATTTCCTGATTTCAAGTGTTCTGAGCCAAGCATGTTGTTTGACGTGGCTGAGCAATACATGATATTACCTTTCCTCGAGGACACTGTCAAAACCaatgaaataaattatgttaacTTGCATGAGGAAGCCGTGATGGCTCAAGATAATACTGGTATACACCTAGCAATTGGTCAGATGAGATCATGCGCAGAGGACTCTGATGTTAACTCTGACTCTGATAAAGCAGATGACTTTGACCCACAATCGTTTATAAAAAGTTTACCAGAACTATCTGATGTAGTTTCAAGTTTCCGGCCTGCTGCAACTGCCATGGAAGCTCGGAGAAGGAATCCCATAACTCTTGTGCTTGATTTGGATG AAACTCTTGTCCACTCTACACTTGAACCTTGTGATGATGCTGACTTCACCTTTACAGTCTTTTTCAACATGAAAGAGCACACTGTGTTTGTAAAGCAGAGGCCTCACCTCCATAAATTTTTGGAGAAAGTTGCAGAAATGTTTGAAGTTGTTATCTTCACTGCAAGTCAAAGCATTTATGCAGAACAACTATTGGACATACTGGACCCGGATAGAAAGCTCATATCTCGGCGGGTTTATCGTGAATCTTGCATTTTTTCAGATGGAAGTTACACTAAAGATTTAACAGTATTAGGTGTTGATCTTGCAAAAGTTGCTATAATTGATAATTCACCACAG GTTTACAGGTTACAAGTGAATAATGGGATTCCTATTAAGAGTTGGTTTGATGATCCATCCGATTGTGCACTAATTTCATTACTTCCCTTCTTAGAGACTCTGGTTGACATTGATGATGTCCGCCCTGTCATTGCCAAGAAATTTGGTAACAAGGAATAA
- the LOC107935907 gene encoding GBF-interacting protein 1-like: MSGKGGGGGNNGIGKGNNSGLSGIPPGSRKMVQSLKEIVNCPEPEIYAMLKDCNMDPNEAVNRLLSQDPFHEVKSKRDKKKESKDSVEARSRGANNLGSRGGGSGSDRYAGRGGSSHYSSNESGPSHGKPAQKKEKGGHPVAGFSSSASGMRGNNMNRGPQSHSEVAVSEHKISTVGLGDGVSSSSQPTGYQSAWLGVPGQVSMADIVKMGRPQNKTSVVPNPSQQSTNNRHHVVPPPAALQSNLQDQASKVADISYEPDGTKNQRVSPRDEWPPIENPSAASVTSVLEAPAESGLYANASNLPLGRSNQHLKSQLEESQAVDDGPLETVNNNHVRSPSISSRNIQEDNSRGSSLYDNDLYKDVNSYQPQRPAFENEEAEDGSSSVAVDLQQLNLHNDDREPPTEEDNPSVIIPNHLQVHTPDCSHLSFGSFGPGIGSGFSGQFASMTTKNNLDDVPEVADASSIGHSDNRNPEYYGDEHLRSDTEGNIINRSNVSTANYEVPEDSQPEVLKQDVSEAAQGSQYSFPPSASGYNYENSEQLNPSFAHMQTSSQMQNLNPFSSVMQAYTNSLPSTLLTSTVQTAREPDLPYSPFPVTQSMPTRYSNATSSISGPTISMPEALRATSISAAQPTEQSLPGASVATGPALPQHLAMHPFSQPTLPLGHFANMISYPFLPQSYTYMPSAFQQTFTGNNNYPQSLAAMLPQYKNSVSVSSLPQSAAIPSGYGFGSSTNIPGGLPLNPPTAPAGTTIGYEDVLSSQYKDNNHLMSLQQNENSGMWIHGPGSRTMSAVPASTYYSFQGQNQQAGGFRQGQQPPSQHFGSLGYPNFYHSQTGVSLDPQQQNPRDGSLSGSQGQPPSKQTQQLWQNNY; this comes from the exons ATGAGCGGGAAAGGAGGCGGAGGTGGAAATAATGGGATAGGGAAGGGTAATAATAGTGGACTTTCAGGTATTCCGCCTGGCTCTCGCAAGATGGTCCAGAGCTTGAAGGAGATTGTTAACTGCCCTGAACCTGAGATCTATGCTATGCTTAAAGACTGTAATATGGACCCTAACGAGGCTGTCAATCGCCTCCTCTCTCAAG ATCCTTTTCACGAGGTGAAGAGCAAACGAGACAAGAAAAAAGAG AGCAAGGACTCAGTTGAAGCGAGGTCTCGTGGTGCCAATAACCTTGGGAGTCGTGGTGGTGGGAGTGGTTCAGACCGATATGCTGGGCGTGGTGGTTCATCCCATTACAGTTCAAATG AGTCTGGCCCTTCACATGGTAAACctgcacaaaagaaagaaaagggaggtCATCCTGTTGCAGGGTTTTCATCTTCTGCATCTGGTATGCGAGGAAATAACATGAATCGTGGACCTCAATCCCACAG TGAAGTTGCAGTTTCAGAACATAAAATTTCCACAGTAGGTTTAGGTGATGGGGTTTCTTCTTCATCACAGCCTACTGGATACCAATCTGCTTGGTTGGGGGTTCCAGGTCAAGTATCAATGGCTGATATTGTGAAGATGGGCAGGCCACAAAACAAGACTTCTGTGGTGCCAAACCCATCTCAGCAAAGCACTAATAATCGGCATCATGTGGTTCCTCCTCCAGCAGCATTACAGTCCAACTTACAGGACCAGGCTTCCAAGGTGGCAGATATTTCTTACGAGCCTGATGGCACCAAAAATCAGCGGGTTTCTCCAAGAGATGAATGGCCCCCCATTGAGAATCCATCTGCTGCTAGTGTGACGTCTGTCTTAGAGGCCCCCGCAGAATCTGGACTTTATGCTAATGCATCTAACTTGCCCTTGGGTAGAAGTAATCAACATTTGAAATCCCAGTTGGAGGAATCTCAGGCAGTGGATGATGGTCCTCTTGAAACTGTCAATAATAACCATGTTAGGTCCCCTTCTATTTCAAGTAGAAATATACAAGAGGATAACTCCAGAGGTTCATCTCTTTATGATAATGACTTATATAAGGACGTGAATTCCTATCAGCCTCAAAGACCTGCCTTTGAGAACGAAGAAG CTGAAGATGGTTCTTCATCAGTAGCTGTGGATTTGCAGCAACTTAATTTGCATAATGATGATAGGGAGCCCCCAACTGAAGAGGATAATCCTTCTGTAATAATTCCAAATCATCTACAAGTCCACACCCCGGACTGTTCGCATTTGAGTTTTGGTAGTTTTGGACCTGGAATTGGTTCTGGTTTTTCTGGACAATTTGCATCAATGACCACAAAGAataatttggatgatgttcctgAAGTAGCAGATGCATCATCTATTGGGCACTCAGATAATAG GAATCCTGAGTACTATGGTGATGAACATCTCAGAAGTGACACGGAAggaaatataataaatagaagTAATGTTAGCACTGCAAACTATGAGGTTCCTGAAGATTCTCAACCTGAGGTTTTGAAACAGGATGTTTCTGAAGCTGCCCAAGGGAGCCAATATTCATTTCCTCCATCTGCGTCTGGTTATAACTATGAAAACTCTGAACAATTAAATCCTTCTTTCGCCCATATGCAGACAAGCTCTCAAATGCAAAATCTCAATCCTTTCTCAAGTGTAATG CAAGCATATACAAACTCGTTGCCGAGCACTTTGTTGACATCAACTGTTCAGACTGCAAGGGAGCCAGATCTTCCATATTCACCCTTTCCTGTGACTCAGTCAATGCCAACAAGATATAGCAATGCCACCTCTTCCATTAGTGGTCCAACCATTTCTATGCCAGAG GCTCTAAGAGCAACTAGTATTTCTGCAGCGCAGCCCACAGAGCAGTCACTGCCTGGTGCGAGTGTTGCTACAGGACCTGCACTTCCGCAACATCTAGCCATGCACCCTTTTTCCCAACCTACACTTCCATTGGGACACTTTGCCAACATGATTAGTTATCCTTTCTTACCTCAGAGTTACACCTATATGCCATCAGCTTTCCAGCAAACATTTACTGGTAATAATAACTATCCTCAGTCCCTGGCAGCAATGCTCCCCCAATACAAGAACAGTGTTTCTGTAAGTAGCTTGCCTCAATCTGCTGCAATTCCATCTGGCTATGGGTTTGGGAGCTCTACCAACATCCCTGGAGGACTTCCTCTGAATCCACCTACTGCACCTGCGGGGACAACTATTGGCTACGAGGATGTTCTTAGTTCTCAGTACAAGGACAACAATCATTTAATGTCACTCCAGCAG AATGAGAATTCAGGCATGTGGATTCATGGCCCCGGCTCACGAACGATGTCTGCTGTTCCTGCAAGCACATATTACAGCTTCCAGGGGCAGAACCAGCAGGCTGGTGGGTTTCGACAAGGGCAGCAACCACCTTCACAGCATTTTGGGTCACTTGGATACCCAAATTTCTACCATTCGCAAACGGGAGTATCGCTGGACCCTCAGCAGCAAAACCCTAGGGATGGGTCCCTGAGTGGGTCTCAAGGCCAGCCACCATCAAAGCAGACCCAGCAGTTATGGCAAAACAATTACTAA
- the LOC107935908 gene encoding probable methyltransferase At1g29790 yields MGFTMGLNFVLLLVMVATNILSLYHLSSTVQSPNPPPPVPVPDHLLRQLNTIRATINHLTRHNPPSSTTAEPSSAVPRDLILHSQIGPIASSCHNHPDLLHRYMNYTPFSTCPYDPDIQETLILNGCHPLPRRRCFSRTPSKPPSSLPLTPFPTSLPDSGVIWNKYSCKSFACLSQNNPTGFDLNAQRSSLLKYTSELDLPLTQFMQLAKSANSPIRLGIDIGGGTGTFAALMKKSYNVTMLTTTMNVNAPYNEAVALRGLVPLHVPLQQRFPVFDGTMDLVRCGRAVNRWIPLSVMEFMFYDVDRVLRGGGYLWVDRFFSKAVDLEKIYGPLIGKLGYKKVKWAVANKTDPSGLKHGEVYLSALLQKPVSKS; encoded by the coding sequence ATGGGTTTCACCATGGGTTTGAACTTCGTTCTCCTCTTAGTCATGGTAGCTACCAATATCCTTTCCCTTTACCATCTCTCTTCCACCGTCCAATCTCCCAACCCTCCTCCCCCTGTTCCCGTCCCTGACCACCTTCTCCGACAGCTTAACACCATACGCGCCACCATTAACCACCTCACGCGCCATAACCCTCCTTCATCCACCACTGCTGAACCCAGTTCTGCTGTACCTCGAGATCTTATCCTCCACTCTCAGATCGGTCCCATTGCTTCTTCTTGTCACAACCATCCTGATCTTCTTCATAGGTATATGAATTACACTCCTTTTTCGACTTGCCCTTACGATCCTGACATCCAAGAGACGCTTATTCTTAACGGCTGTCACCCACTTCCACGGCGGCGTTGTTTTTCTAGAACCCCATCGAAACCGCCTTCTTCACTTCCGTTAACTCCTTTCCCGACTTCACTCCCCGATTCCGGCGTTATATGGAACAAATACTCGTGTAAATCTTTCGCTTGTTTGTCTCAAAACAACCCCACTGGGTTCGATCTCAACGCTCAACGCTCTTCCCTTCTAAAATACACTTCGGAACTCGATCTTCCCTTGACGCAGTTCATGCAATTGGCCAAATCGGCTAACTCACCGATCCGTCTCGGTATTGACATAGGCGGTGGAACCGGAACTTTCGCTGCATTAATGAAGAAATCCTACAACGTCACGATGTTGACCACCACCATGAACGTCAATGCGCCTTACAATGAAGCCGTGGCATTAAGGGGGTTAGTGCCATTACACGTGCCTTTACAACAAAGGTTCCCAGTTTTCGACGGCACAATGGATCTGGTCCGGTGTGGGAGAGCGGTGAACCGGTGGATACCATTGTCGGTGATGGAATTCATGTTCTACGATGTGGATAGAGTGTTGAGAGGTGGTGGGTACTTGTGGGTGGATCGATTCTTTAGCAAAGCAGTGGATCTTGAGAAAATTTATGGGCCATTGATTGGTAAGCTTGGATACAAGAAAGTGAAATGGGCAGTGGCTAACAAGACAGATCCTAGTGGTTTGAAACATGGTGAAGTTTATTTGTCTGCTTTGTTGCAAAAGCCTGTTTCAAAGTCATGA
- the LOC107935878 gene encoding DNA-binding protein DDB_G0278111 isoform X5, with the protein MADPELEAIRQRRMQELMARQGVGNQQNPEQQKAQEDAKREADERRQMMLSQILSSEARERLARIALVKPEKARGVEDVLLRAAQTGQIVEKPSFDKELKCVWLNPCKGFRGEAYIAVGTDKHPNN; encoded by the exons ATG GCTGATCCTGAACTAGAAGCAATTAGACAAAGAAGGATGCAAGAGTTAATGGCTCGACAGGGGGTG GGGAATCAACAGAACCCTGAACAACAGAAAGCTCAGGAAGATGCCAAGAG GGAGGCAGATGAACGGAGGCAAATGATGCTTAGTCAGATTTTGTCCAGTGAAGCGCGCGAGAGAC TTGCTCGAATCGCCTTGGTGAAACCTGAGAAGGCTAGGGGTGTGGAGGATGTTCTACTAAGAGCTGCTCAGACAGGCCAGATAGTTGAGAAG CCAAGCTTTGATAAAGAACTGAAATGTGTATGGTTGAACCCTTGTAAAGGTTTCAGAGGAGAGGCTTATATCGCTGTTGGAACAGATAAACACCCAAACAACTAA
- the LOC107935878 gene encoding DNA-binding protein DDB_G0278111 isoform X3: protein MADPELEAIRQRRMQELMARQGVGNQQNPEQQKAQEDAKREADERRQMMLSQILSSEARERLARIALVKPEKARGVEDVLLRAAQTGQIVEKVSEERLISLLEQINTQTTKQTKVTIQRRRSVLDDDD, encoded by the exons ATG GCTGATCCTGAACTAGAAGCAATTAGACAAAGAAGGATGCAAGAGTTAATGGCTCGACAGGGGGTG GGGAATCAACAGAACCCTGAACAACAGAAAGCTCAGGAAGATGCCAAGAG GGAGGCAGATGAACGGAGGCAAATGATGCTTAGTCAGATTTTGTCCAGTGAAGCGCGCGAGAGAC TTGCTCGAATCGCCTTGGTGAAACCTGAGAAGGCTAGGGGTGTGGAGGATGTTCTACTAAGAGCTGCTCAGACAGGCCAGATAGTTGAGAAG GTTTCAGAGGAGAGGCTTATATCGCTGTTGGAACAGATAAACACCCAAACAACTAAACAGACCAAAGTCACC ATCCAGAGGCGTCGGAGTGTCCTCGATGACGATGATTAG
- the LOC107935878 gene encoding DNA-binding protein DDB_G0278111 isoform X2, protein MADPELEAIRQRRMQELMARQGVFVDKQGNQQNPEQQKAQEDAKREADERRQMMLSQILSSEARERLARIALVKPEKARGVEDVLLRAAQTGQIVEKPSFDKELKCVWLNPCKGFRGEAYIAVGTDKHPNN, encoded by the exons ATG GCTGATCCTGAACTAGAAGCAATTAGACAAAGAAGGATGCAAGAGTTAATGGCTCGACAGGGGGTG TTTGTTGATAAACAGGGGAATCAACAGAACCCTGAACAACAGAAAGCTCAGGAAGATGCCAAGAG GGAGGCAGATGAACGGAGGCAAATGATGCTTAGTCAGATTTTGTCCAGTGAAGCGCGCGAGAGAC TTGCTCGAATCGCCTTGGTGAAACCTGAGAAGGCTAGGGGTGTGGAGGATGTTCTACTAAGAGCTGCTCAGACAGGCCAGATAGTTGAGAAG CCAAGCTTTGATAAAGAACTGAAATGTGTATGGTTGAACCCTTGTAAAGGTTTCAGAGGAGAGGCTTATATCGCTGTTGGAACAGATAAACACCCAAACAACTAA
- the LOC107935878 gene encoding DNA-binding protein DDB_G0278111 isoform X1 codes for MADPELEAIRQRRMQELMARQGVFVDKQGNQQNPEQQKAQEDAKREADERRQMMLSQILSSEARERLARIALVKPEKARGVEDVLLRAAQTGQIVEKVSEERLISLLEQINTQTTKQTKVTIQRRRSVLDDDD; via the exons ATG GCTGATCCTGAACTAGAAGCAATTAGACAAAGAAGGATGCAAGAGTTAATGGCTCGACAGGGGGTG TTTGTTGATAAACAGGGGAATCAACAGAACCCTGAACAACAGAAAGCTCAGGAAGATGCCAAGAG GGAGGCAGATGAACGGAGGCAAATGATGCTTAGTCAGATTTTGTCCAGTGAAGCGCGCGAGAGAC TTGCTCGAATCGCCTTGGTGAAACCTGAGAAGGCTAGGGGTGTGGAGGATGTTCTACTAAGAGCTGCTCAGACAGGCCAGATAGTTGAGAAG GTTTCAGAGGAGAGGCTTATATCGCTGTTGGAACAGATAAACACCCAAACAACTAAACAGACCAAAGTCACC ATCCAGAGGCGTCGGAGTGTCCTCGATGACGATGATTAG
- the LOC107935878 gene encoding DNA-binding protein DDB_G0278111 isoform X4: MADPELEAIRQRRMQELMARQGGNQQNPEQQKAQEDAKREADERRQMMLSQILSSEARERLARIALVKPEKARGVEDVLLRAAQTGQIVEKVSEERLISLLEQINTQTTKQTKVTIQRRRSVLDDDD; encoded by the exons ATG GCTGATCCTGAACTAGAAGCAATTAGACAAAGAAGGATGCAAGAGTTAATGGCTCGACAGGGG GGGAATCAACAGAACCCTGAACAACAGAAAGCTCAGGAAGATGCCAAGAG GGAGGCAGATGAACGGAGGCAAATGATGCTTAGTCAGATTTTGTCCAGTGAAGCGCGCGAGAGAC TTGCTCGAATCGCCTTGGTGAAACCTGAGAAGGCTAGGGGTGTGGAGGATGTTCTACTAAGAGCTGCTCAGACAGGCCAGATAGTTGAGAAG GTTTCAGAGGAGAGGCTTATATCGCTGTTGGAACAGATAAACACCCAAACAACTAAACAGACCAAAGTCACC ATCCAGAGGCGTCGGAGTGTCCTCGATGACGATGATTAG
- the LOC107935878 gene encoding DNA-binding protein DDB_G0278111 isoform X6 has product MQELMARQGVGNQQNPEQQKAQEDAKREADERRQMMLSQILSSEARERLARIALVKPEKARGVEDVLLRAAQTGQIVEKVSEERLISLLEQINTQTTKQTKVTIQRRRSVLDDDD; this is encoded by the exons ATGCAAGAGTTAATGGCTCGACAGGGGGTG GGGAATCAACAGAACCCTGAACAACAGAAAGCTCAGGAAGATGCCAAGAG GGAGGCAGATGAACGGAGGCAAATGATGCTTAGTCAGATTTTGTCCAGTGAAGCGCGCGAGAGAC TTGCTCGAATCGCCTTGGTGAAACCTGAGAAGGCTAGGGGTGTGGAGGATGTTCTACTAAGAGCTGCTCAGACAGGCCAGATAGTTGAGAAG GTTTCAGAGGAGAGGCTTATATCGCTGTTGGAACAGATAAACACCCAAACAACTAAACAGACCAAAGTCACC ATCCAGAGGCGTCGGAGTGTCCTCGATGACGATGATTAG